In Streptomyces puniciscabiei, a single genomic region encodes these proteins:
- a CDS encoding phage tail protein, translating into MTDNIFATSVFFRLAIGGNDLGAFHTCSGMGAEVEMESYAEGGNNGFTWQLPGRVTWSNITLSRPVTADTAKIARWLDETLRRVEPKDGEIVALKPDLTRIISWQVLGIVPVRWQGPSFDPSSSQAAVETLEIAHEGLRPS; encoded by the coding sequence ATGACGGACAACATCTTCGCGACGAGCGTGTTCTTCCGGCTCGCGATCGGCGGCAACGATCTGGGGGCCTTCCACACCTGCTCCGGCATGGGCGCCGAGGTGGAGATGGAGAGTTACGCGGAGGGCGGGAACAACGGCTTCACCTGGCAGTTGCCCGGCCGGGTCACCTGGTCGAACATCACCCTCAGCCGGCCGGTCACCGCCGACACGGCGAAGATCGCGCGTTGGCTCGACGAGACGCTGCGGCGTGTGGAGCCCAAGGACGGCGAGATCGTGGCGCTGAAGCCGGATCTGACCCGCATCATCAGCTGGCAGGTGCTCGGCATCGTGCCGGTGCGCTGGCAGGGGCCGTCGTTCGATCCGTCCTCCTCGCAGGCGGCGGTGGAGACGCTGGAGATCGCGCACGAGGGACTGAGGCCTTCCTGA
- a CDS encoding LysM peptidoglycan-binding domain-containing protein encodes MMPAMRTSRARAQLTLKEPPAAVGAKPGGTIARLDLQFNPNTLQLSKTTEWRRTPSRMAGQSALPEFVGSGPRQLSLEVFLDATSTHDNSVEQAVETLMKACVPSPASLTRKKPASPWVRFEWGTARTTSFDGVLSSLSVTYTLFDVDGKPLRATCSLSVEEASVDPPGQNPTSGARTARSTHTVVAGDSLALLAWREYGDATAWRAIAEANRIDDPMALVPGTELVVPALGDAGGEEER; translated from the coding sequence CTGATGCCTGCCATGCGGACGAGCCGGGCCAGGGCCCAGTTGACCCTGAAGGAACCCCCGGCGGCGGTGGGCGCGAAGCCCGGAGGGACGATCGCGCGGCTGGACCTCCAGTTCAATCCCAACACGCTGCAGCTGAGCAAGACCACCGAGTGGCGGCGCACCCCGTCGCGGATGGCGGGGCAGTCGGCGCTGCCGGAGTTCGTGGGCAGCGGGCCGCGGCAGCTGAGCCTGGAGGTCTTCCTCGACGCCACCTCGACCCATGACAACTCGGTGGAGCAGGCGGTGGAGACGCTGATGAAGGCGTGCGTGCCCAGCCCGGCGAGCCTCACGCGGAAGAAGCCGGCCAGTCCCTGGGTGCGGTTCGAGTGGGGTACGGCCCGGACGACGTCGTTCGACGGCGTGCTCTCCAGCCTGTCGGTGACGTACACGCTGTTCGACGTGGACGGCAAGCCGCTGCGGGCGACCTGTTCGCTGTCGGTGGAGGAAGCGAGTGTCGACCCACCGGGACAGAACCCGACGTCCGGCGCCCGTACGGCCCGCAGCACGCACACGGTCGTGGCCGGGGACAGCCTGGCGCTGCTGGCCTGGCGGGAGTACGGCGACGCGACGGCGTGGCGGGCCATCGCGGAGGCGAACCGGATCGACGACCCGATGGCCCTCGTGCCCGGCACCGAGCTGGTGGTGCCGGCGCTCGGGGACGCGGGCGGTGAGGAGGAGCGGTGA
- a CDS encoding VgrG-related protein, protein MTTPEARGGRSFAADPVVEAPGELPQIWAAQLVSCVVDENVGLPDTAVLTYRDPDHEFLKSTGITLGTPLRVSVVTVAGQARERLFNGEVTAVEIDRDSTGSFTVVRAYSVAHRLQRGRKVVAYRNMTAAAIVRKVAAGAGLPVGKVEAAPVTYKQLSQANVSDWDFLQYLAGESGAQVRVDDKGVLQFTKPEKASGAPAPSTPATQSPMVLEYGRNLLALRAALSGADGASQVEVRGWDVTTKRPLVARQQSVTSDTVLPGLAPQFGARFGKSAKLTVTDTPYRTQAETTAAAGAVAGQVSAGFGELEALAEGNPRLRAGRPVALGNVGPAFSGKYTSTAVQHTLEPHGGYRTTVWVSASPDRSLAGLVTGANAPGRGPRMPGLAIGVVTDVREPGGAQSGGVRLKFPWLDDTYVTDWVRTVQWGGKGGGGVVSPEVNDEVLVGFEQGLLDSPYVIGGLYNGVDRPSKHRVPLVDGTSGKVNRRSVVSRSGHRLELLDPPTGPSGVLLRTADERLEVLLDDRSNRLELTVYAAGGRRVLSSVVMDGQGITLDAKTGKVSLKGGTVEIDGTNTVRVGGRSVSVAGQTDLTLDGGLLGVLKADLVRIN, encoded by the coding sequence GTGACCACACCCGAGGCGCGGGGCGGCCGGTCCTTCGCGGCGGACCCCGTCGTGGAGGCGCCCGGTGAGCTGCCGCAGATCTGGGCGGCGCAGCTGGTGAGCTGTGTGGTGGACGAGAACGTGGGCCTTCCGGACACGGCCGTGCTCACCTACCGCGATCCCGATCACGAGTTCCTGAAGTCGACCGGCATCACGCTGGGCACCCCGCTCAGGGTGTCGGTGGTGACGGTGGCCGGGCAGGCGCGTGAGCGGCTGTTCAACGGCGAGGTCACGGCGGTGGAGATCGACCGGGACAGCACCGGGTCGTTCACGGTCGTCCGCGCCTATTCCGTCGCGCACCGGCTGCAGCGCGGGCGGAAGGTGGTGGCGTACCGGAACATGACGGCCGCGGCCATCGTCCGCAAGGTGGCCGCCGGGGCGGGGCTGCCGGTCGGGAAGGTGGAGGCGGCGCCGGTCACGTACAAGCAGCTGTCGCAGGCCAATGTGTCCGACTGGGACTTCCTGCAGTATCTGGCGGGCGAGAGCGGTGCGCAGGTGCGGGTCGACGACAAGGGCGTGCTGCAGTTCACCAAGCCCGAGAAGGCCTCCGGTGCGCCCGCGCCGTCGACTCCGGCCACGCAGAGTCCGATGGTGCTGGAGTACGGGCGGAATCTGCTGGCGCTGCGGGCCGCGCTGTCCGGGGCGGACGGGGCGTCCCAGGTCGAGGTGCGCGGCTGGGACGTCACCACCAAGAGGCCGCTGGTGGCCCGGCAGCAGTCGGTGACCAGCGACACCGTACTGCCCGGTCTGGCCCCGCAGTTCGGCGCCCGGTTCGGGAAGTCGGCGAAGCTGACGGTGACGGACACGCCGTACCGGACGCAGGCCGAGACGACGGCGGCCGCCGGTGCGGTCGCCGGCCAGGTGAGTGCGGGTTTCGGTGAGCTGGAGGCGCTGGCCGAGGGCAATCCGCGGCTGCGGGCGGGCCGGCCGGTCGCGCTCGGCAATGTGGGGCCCGCGTTCTCCGGCAAGTACACGTCCACGGCGGTGCAGCACACCCTGGAACCGCACGGCGGCTACCGCACCACGGTGTGGGTGAGCGCCAGCCCGGACCGGTCCCTGGCCGGCCTCGTGACCGGTGCGAACGCGCCGGGGCGGGGTCCGCGCATGCCGGGCCTCGCGATCGGGGTGGTGACGGACGTACGGGAGCCGGGCGGCGCGCAGAGCGGCGGGGTCCGGCTGAAGTTCCCGTGGCTGGACGACACCTATGTGACCGACTGGGTGCGTACAGTGCAGTGGGGCGGCAAGGGCGGGGGCGGTGTGGTGAGCCCCGAGGTCAACGACGAGGTGCTGGTCGGCTTCGAGCAGGGCCTGCTGGACAGTCCGTATGTCATCGGCGGTCTGTACAACGGCGTGGACCGGCCCTCGAAGCACCGCGTGCCCCTCGTGGACGGTACCAGCGGCAAGGTCAACCGCCGTTCGGTGGTGTCCCGTTCGGGGCACCGGCTGGAGCTGCTGGATCCACCGACGGGACCGTCCGGGGTACTGCTGCGTACCGCGGACGAGCGGCTGGAGGTGCTGCTGGACGACCGGAGCAACCGGCTGGAGCTGACGGTGTACGCGGCCGGCGGCCGACGGGTGCTGTCCTCGGTGGTGATGGACGGCCAGGGCATCACGCTCGACGCGAAGACCGGGAAGGTCAGCCTGAAGGGCGGCACCGTGGAGATCGACGGCACCAACACGGTCAGGGTCGGCGGCCGGTCGGTGAGCGTCGCGGGGCAGACGGACCTCACGCTCGACGGCGGTCTGCTCGGAGTGCTGAAGGCGGATCTCGTGCGTATCAATTGA
- a CDS encoding PAAR domain-containing protein produces the protein MPGAARTGDPTSHGGVIATPPPGAAMAVARVLIGGRPAAVVGSLHTCVVPPHAALGPGNVVMPNPAGLTSGQVLIGGLPAARAGDRITCGATIQLGALNVLIGGL, from the coding sequence ATGCCCGGCGCAGCCCGTACCGGCGACCCCACCAGTCATGGAGGTGTGATCGCCACCCCGCCGCCCGGCGCCGCCATGGCGGTGGCGCGCGTACTGATCGGCGGCCGGCCCGCCGCCGTCGTGGGAAGCCTGCACACCTGCGTGGTGCCGCCGCACGCCGCCCTGGGCCCGGGGAACGTGGTCATGCCCAACCCGGCCGGGCTGACCTCGGGCCAGGTGCTCATCGGCGGGTTGCCGGCCGCACGGGCGGGTGACCGGATCACGTGCGGCGCCACGATCCAGCTCGGCGCCCTGAACGTCCTGATCGGAGGCCTGTGA
- a CDS encoding GPW/gp25 family protein, producing the protein MSERFIGRGWAFPLRVGPTGGIAMVEREREIEEAIRLVLGTAPGERPMRPEFGCGIHDFVFAPGDGATAGRIAQQVREALERWEPRISVDDVVVAFDAVDDGTLYIDVRYTVRSTNDRRNLVFPFYTIPSEEGAEEAVAD; encoded by the coding sequence ATGAGCGAGCGGTTCATCGGGCGCGGCTGGGCGTTCCCGCTGCGGGTCGGGCCGACCGGCGGGATCGCCATGGTGGAGCGGGAACGCGAGATCGAGGAGGCGATCCGGCTGGTGCTCGGCACCGCGCCCGGAGAACGCCCGATGCGCCCGGAGTTCGGCTGCGGCATCCACGACTTCGTCTTCGCGCCCGGCGACGGCGCCACCGCGGGGCGGATCGCCCAGCAGGTGCGCGAGGCGCTGGAGCGGTGGGAGCCGCGGATCAGCGTGGACGACGTGGTGGTGGCCTTCGACGCGGTGGACGACGGAACCCTCTACATCGACGTGCGCTACACGGTGCGGTCCACCAACGACCGGCGCAACCTGGTGTTTCCCTTTTACACGATCCCCTCCGAGGAGGGGGCCGAGGAAGCGGTCGCGGACTGA
- a CDS encoding putative baseplate assembly protein, translating into MALPSPNLDDRRFQQLVDEAKRYVQQRAPEWTDHNVSDPGVTLIETFAYIVDQLLYRLNRVPDKNYTAFLDLLGIRLFPPAAAGAAVDFWLSAPQPDTVTLPPGTEVTTGDGEAEEPVVFATTDELRIVPSELNRLVTAPRTGEQTDRTRELGEGRDVRCFQTAPEPGDAVLFGLPTAVPRCIVAVRLDSRVEGVGVDPRQPPLVWETWDGGRWQVCETGEDTTGGLNRPGEVIVHVPAGHTASVIGGTHAGWLRCRVTEPEPGQPFYSESPTVREASVFTVGGTIAVEHAETVTDVPLGTSEGVPGQTFRLGRPPVLLDGEPPLVEVSSADGWQRWSVVEHFGRSAPDDRHVRVDATTGEFTFPPALREPDGTLRLCGAVPEKGAHIRVSRYRTGGGPAGNVARGAISVLRSSVPYVARVTNREAARGGVEGETVANAKLRAPDALRMQERAVTAEDYEIISRQAAPSVRRVRCLPAAEGAGAVRVLVVPDAVADDGDRLRFEQLIPSDQVLAAITESLDERRLIGTRLVVEPPVYQGVTVVARLAAAPEDTDRVRDAALAALFRYLNPLHGGPDGTGWPFGRPVQYGEIFGLLQRATGSALVEEIRLFAADPITGRRGTPVDRIDVAAGALVFSYQHQVVVQPLEPGGRA; encoded by the coding sequence ATGGCCCTGCCCTCCCCCAACCTGGACGACCGGCGGTTCCAGCAACTCGTCGACGAGGCGAAACGGTATGTGCAACAGCGCGCGCCGGAGTGGACCGACCACAACGTCTCCGATCCCGGTGTCACCCTGATCGAGACCTTCGCGTACATCGTGGACCAGCTGCTGTACCGGCTGAACCGGGTGCCCGACAAGAACTACACCGCCTTCCTGGACCTGCTGGGCATCCGCCTGTTCCCGCCGGCGGCGGCCGGGGCCGCGGTCGACTTCTGGCTGTCCGCGCCGCAGCCCGACACGGTGACGCTGCCCCCCGGCACCGAGGTGACCACGGGTGACGGCGAGGCGGAGGAGCCCGTGGTGTTCGCGACCACGGACGAACTGCGTATCGTGCCCAGCGAGTTGAACCGGCTGGTGACCGCGCCCCGGACCGGCGAGCAGACCGACCGGACCCGTGAGCTGGGCGAAGGCCGCGACGTACGGTGCTTCCAGACGGCGCCCGAACCTGGCGACGCCGTGCTGTTCGGGCTGCCCACGGCCGTACCCCGGTGCATCGTCGCGGTGCGCCTGGACAGCCGGGTGGAGGGCGTCGGCGTGGACCCGCGCCAGCCGCCTCTGGTGTGGGAGACATGGGACGGCGGCCGTTGGCAGGTGTGCGAGACCGGCGAGGACACCACGGGCGGCCTGAACCGGCCCGGCGAGGTGATCGTGCACGTCCCCGCCGGGCACACGGCGTCCGTGATCGGTGGGACGCACGCGGGCTGGCTGCGCTGCCGGGTCACCGAGCCGGAGCCGGGCCAGCCGTTCTACTCGGAGTCCCCGACGGTGCGCGAGGCGTCCGTGTTCACGGTCGGCGGCACCATCGCCGTCGAGCACGCCGAGACCGTCACGGACGTACCGCTGGGCACGTCGGAGGGAGTGCCGGGCCAGACGTTCCGGCTCGGCCGGCCGCCGGTGCTGCTGGACGGCGAGCCGCCCTTGGTGGAGGTCTCCTCGGCCGACGGCTGGCAGCGCTGGAGCGTCGTGGAGCACTTCGGCCGCTCCGCTCCCGACGACCGGCACGTACGGGTGGACGCGACCACCGGCGAGTTCACCTTCCCGCCGGCCCTGCGCGAGCCGGACGGCACGCTCCGGCTGTGCGGTGCGGTGCCCGAGAAGGGCGCCCATATCCGGGTGTCCCGCTATCGCACCGGCGGCGGACCGGCCGGCAACGTGGCGCGGGGCGCGATCTCGGTGCTGCGCAGTTCCGTGCCGTACGTCGCCCGCGTCACCAACCGGGAGGCGGCACGCGGCGGGGTGGAGGGCGAGACCGTCGCCAACGCCAAGCTGCGGGCGCCGGATGCGCTGCGGATGCAGGAGCGCGCGGTGACCGCCGAGGACTACGAGATCATCAGTCGGCAGGCGGCCCCCTCGGTGCGCCGGGTGCGCTGTCTGCCGGCGGCCGAAGGGGCGGGCGCGGTACGGGTGCTGGTGGTGCCGGACGCCGTCGCGGACGACGGGGACCGGCTCCGCTTCGAGCAGCTGATCCCCTCCGACCAGGTGCTCGCCGCGATCACCGAGAGCCTGGACGAACGGCGGCTGATCGGCACCCGGCTGGTGGTGGAGCCGCCGGTGTACCAGGGCGTCACGGTCGTCGCCAGGCTCGCGGCGGCGCCCGAGGACACCGACCGGGTGCGCGACGCGGCCCTGGCCGCGCTGTTCCGTTACCTCAACCCGCTGCACGGCGGTCCGGACGGCACCGGCTGGCCGTTCGGGCGGCCGGTGCAGTACGGCGAGATCTTCGGCCTGCTGCAACGCGCCACCGGCAGCGCGCTGGTGGAGGAGATCCGGCTGTTCGCCGCCGACCCGATCACCGGGCGGCGCGGAACGCCGGTGGACCGCATCGACGTGGCCGCGGGCGCGCTGGTGTTCTCCTACCAGCACCAGGTCGTCGTACAGCCGCTGGAACCGGGAGGCCGGGCATGA
- a CDS encoding phage tail protein — MSRAAVPGLASRHPIGGLLPALYADDDFAQRFTAGLDTVLAPVFATLDNLPAYLDPRVAPLDFVAWLASWVGADDDAEWSARLRREAVTRAVELHRWRGTRRGLVERLRLTLGVNADVVGDGEAVWSRTAGSELPPEPSGEVVVRVWPGRDPHVDAGRVREVVRSLCPVHVPYRVEILPGPPAGERS, encoded by the coding sequence ATGAGCCGTGCGGCCGTACCCGGCCTGGCGAGCCGGCATCCGATCGGTGGGCTGCTGCCCGCGCTCTACGCCGACGACGACTTCGCCCAGCGGTTCACCGCCGGGCTGGACACCGTCCTCGCCCCGGTGTTCGCCACCCTCGACAATCTCCCCGCGTATCTCGACCCGCGGGTGGCGCCGCTGGACTTCGTCGCCTGGCTGGCGTCGTGGGTGGGCGCGGACGACGATGCCGAGTGGTCCGCCCGGCTGCGCCGGGAGGCGGTGACACGCGCGGTGGAGCTGCACCGCTGGCGCGGCACCCGGCGCGGCCTGGTCGAGCGGCTGCGGCTCACCCTCGGGGTGAACGCCGATGTCGTCGGTGACGGCGAGGCGGTGTGGTCCCGTACCGCGGGCAGCGAGCTGCCGCCGGAGCCGTCCGGCGAGGTCGTGGTGCGGGTGTGGCCGGGCCGCGACCCGCACGTGGACGCGGGCCGGGTCCGGGAGGTCGTCCGGTCCCTGTGCCCGGTGCATGTCCCGTACCGGGTGGAGATCCTGCCCGGTCCGCCCGCGGGCGAGAGGAGCTGA
- a CDS encoding NADase-type glycan-binding domain-containing protein — protein MPAPAPTPDSDARAGYAAGSGADPDSAGRIVTGNGTGTGTGTGSETRGGHGGADRSSARMPSSGRPDGEPLPSALSSDSTDPSAAAQPSAPQPAPAPPSAPQPAPAQPAPVQPAKPVAPRPVVRPVLAPEEVAGVPCPVCGTPNPPDRRFCRRCAGPLTPAAAPEPLPWWRTIWPFRRQVRAGSGRWIRVLVTLAVILALCVGGFFLLPAGRALIEDTRDKLSGAKPITPVAIHADAGVPGHPAKDTTDGLSNRYWGAPGAGASITYTFGKPFRLVDLIITNGASKEPEEYAREARALRMDMEVTSADGSMHHKEIDLSDKAGDQTVATGIDNVVKVRLVLGSVTGLSRGRHVALAEVEFFQRS, from the coding sequence GTGCCTGCGCCTGCACCGACACCCGACAGTGACGCGCGTGCCGGGTATGCCGCGGGCAGCGGTGCCGACCCGGACAGCGCCGGCCGGATCGTCACCGGCAACGGCACCGGCACCGGCACCGGCACCGGCAGCGAGACCCGCGGCGGCCACGGCGGTGCGGACCGCTCCTCCGCGCGCATGCCATCTTCGGGCCGCCCCGACGGCGAGCCCTTGCCCTCGGCTCTTTCGTCCGACTCCACCGACCCGTCCGCCGCCGCGCAGCCCTCCGCCCCGCAGCCGGCCCCCGCGCCGCCCTCCGCCCCGCAGCCGGCCCCCGCGCAGCCCGCGCCCGTGCAGCCGGCGAAGCCCGTCGCGCCGCGGCCCGTCGTACGGCCCGTGCTCGCGCCGGAGGAGGTGGCCGGGGTGCCGTGCCCGGTGTGCGGCACGCCCAATCCGCCGGACCGCCGGTTCTGCCGCCGCTGTGCCGGCCCGCTCACCCCGGCGGCGGCCCCCGAGCCGCTGCCCTGGTGGCGGACGATCTGGCCGTTCCGGCGCCAGGTGCGGGCAGGGTCCGGGCGGTGGATCCGGGTGCTGGTGACACTGGCGGTCATCCTGGCGCTCTGCGTGGGCGGTTTCTTCCTGCTGCCCGCCGGACGGGCCCTGATCGAGGACACCCGGGACAAGCTCAGCGGCGCCAAGCCGATCACCCCGGTGGCCATTCACGCCGATGCCGGGGTGCCAGGGCACCCGGCGAAGGACACCACGGACGGGCTCAGCAACCGCTACTGGGGGGCGCCGGGGGCCGGAGCCTCGATCACGTACACCTTCGGCAAGCCGTTCCGGCTGGTCGACCTCATCATCACCAACGGCGCCTCGAAGGAGCCCGAGGAGTACGCCCGTGAGGCGCGGGCGCTGCGCATGGACATGGAGGTCACCTCGGCGGACGGCTCGATGCACCACAAGGAGATCGACCTCAGCGACAAGGCGGGGGACCAGACCGTCGCAACCGGTATCGACAACGTGGTGAAGGTGCGGCTGGTGCTGGGGTCGGTCACGGGGCTCTCCCGGGGGCGGCATGTCGCGCTCGCCGAGGTGGAGTTCTTCCAGCGGAGCTGA
- a CDS encoding NUDIX hydrolase yields MLSPSSKPLAVDHRGNRLVSFTLGAEDVLPGGAPMPRALTALWHGDEVVMVYDRFRGQGELPGGLLEPGESPRQAAVRELAEESGQVPGDPIEDAPPVPWALVWRTSDPTPLIRAFAEAVEVATSGRTSPDEAMT; encoded by the coding sequence ATGCTCAGTCCTTCATCCAAGCCCCTCGCCGTCGATCACCGCGGCAACCGGCTGGTCTCATTCACACTCGGCGCCGAAGACGTCCTCCCGGGTGGTGCTCCCATGCCCAGGGCTCTGACTGCCTTGTGGCACGGCGACGAGGTCGTCATGGTCTACGACCGGTTTCGGGGTCAAGGGGAATTACCTGGTGGCCTACTCGAGCCGGGGGAGAGCCCCCGCCAGGCGGCCGTTCGTGAACTTGCCGAAGAGAGCGGGCAGGTGCCCGGGGATCCCATCGAGGACGCACCGCCCGTGCCTTGGGCCCTCGTCTGGCGTACCTCCGATCCGACACCATTGATCCGGGCCTTCGCCGAAGCCGTCGAGGTTGCCACTTCCGGTCGCACGAGCCCCGACGAGGCTATGACGTAG
- a CDS encoding protein kinase domain-containing protein — MAPAVRTTSRAARAVCAGDLHITEIPQELSLRCLGGSRRTGGSTMDRSRRLGGRYRLDRVLGQGGMAEVWLAYDLLLFRPVAVKTLRPELAADAEHWARFRREVVSTALLGHPCVVAVYDAGEDTIDGHLVPYLVMEYVKGTTLLESVRESWITGPEHALELTAGVLEALDHAHRHGIVHRDIKPANVMLSHEGTVKVTDFGIARSVEQAGTTLTRTSVVVGTAEYLSPEQARGEHVDVRTDLYSTGCLLYELLTGRPPFTGDTPLAVAMKHVAEPPVPPSAHAPQLSAAYDDLVLRALGKDRADRYQTAEEMRDAIGKVLAGRATAVASPLPAPPPRDPGRERPVRRRRIRRPLQAMAVLLAAAAGTYVITGSHVSARPRVAAPSLIGETMTGARASAEAVGVRVQIRHRVCPRPGTPVGRICEQTPSPGRQVLRHAVLWVTLSPGTPHQR; from the coding sequence ATGGCACCGGCCGTGAGGACGACCTCGCGAGCGGCTCGCGCGGTGTGCGCGGGGGACCTGCACATCACAGAGATCCCACAAGAACTGTCCCTACGGTGCCTCGGCGGAAGTCGGCGAACTGGGGGGAGCACCATGGATCGTTCACGTCGTCTGGGCGGACGTTACCGTCTGGATCGGGTCCTGGGCCAAGGGGGGATGGCCGAGGTATGGCTGGCGTACGATCTGCTGCTGTTCCGGCCGGTCGCCGTGAAGACGCTTCGGCCGGAACTGGCGGCCGATGCCGAACACTGGGCGCGTTTCCGCCGTGAGGTCGTCTCGACGGCCCTGTTGGGCCACCCGTGCGTCGTCGCCGTCTACGACGCGGGCGAGGACACGATCGACGGTCACCTCGTCCCGTACCTGGTGATGGAGTACGTCAAGGGCACCACGCTGCTCGAATCCGTGCGCGAGTCATGGATCACCGGACCCGAGCACGCCCTGGAACTCACCGCCGGCGTGCTGGAGGCGCTCGATCACGCCCACCGCCACGGCATCGTCCACCGGGACATCAAACCGGCGAACGTCATGCTCTCCCACGAGGGCACCGTGAAAGTGACGGATTTCGGCATCGCCCGCTCGGTGGAACAGGCGGGTACGACCCTCACCCGGACCTCGGTGGTGGTGGGTACGGCCGAGTACCTCTCGCCGGAACAGGCCCGGGGCGAGCACGTGGACGTCCGCACCGACCTGTACTCGACCGGCTGCCTGCTGTACGAACTGCTCACCGGCCGCCCCCCGTTCACCGGTGACACTCCGCTGGCCGTGGCCATGAAACACGTCGCAGAGCCACCGGTGCCTCCCTCTGCCCACGCCCCGCAGCTGTCTGCCGCCTACGACGACCTGGTGTTGCGCGCGCTGGGCAAGGATCGTGCGGACCGGTACCAGACCGCCGAAGAGATGCGCGACGCCATCGGGAAGGTACTGGCCGGTCGTGCCACGGCGGTTGCCTCGCCGCTGCCGGCGCCACCGCCCCGGGATCCCGGGAGAGAACGCCCCGTGCGCCGACGGCGCATCCGCCGGCCACTCCAGGCGATGGCGGTGCTGCTGGCAGCCGCCGCGGGCACCTACGTGATCACCGGATCCCATGTCTCTGCTCGGCCCCGGGTCGCGGCACCCTCGCTGATCGGCGAGACGATGACCGGAGCCCGAGCGAGCGCCGAGGCAGTCGGCGTACGGGTCCAGATCCGACACCGAGTGTGCCCTCGCCCGGGCACGCCCGTCGGACGAATATGTGAGCAGACACCCTCGCCCGGCAGACAGGTGTTACGTCACGCCGTCCTGTGGGTCACGCTGTCGCCCGGCACGCCTCACCAGAGGTAG
- a CDS encoding helix-turn-helix domain-containing protein, protein MCRSPAHTARAAREVVLTAGAIGSARLPLRSGVSTPRPQNALLSGRHPVYALREWRGDTHGALLASAGLTSSEASIVHNEWLGYTDDWDDWLSRSRGWIEQEIDEG, encoded by the coding sequence ATGTGCAGGTCCCCCGCGCACACCGCGCGAGCCGCTCGCGAGGTCGTCCTCACGGCCGGTGCCATCGGCAGCGCCCGGCTCCCGCTGCGCTCCGGCGTGTCCACGCCCCGGCCACAGAATGCTCTGCTGTCGGGCCGGCACCCTGTGTACGCGCTCCGCGAATGGCGGGGGGACACGCATGGGGCCTTGTTGGCCTCGGCCGGTCTGACGTCCTCGGAGGCATCGATCGTTCACAACGAATGGTTGGGATACACAGACGACTGGGACGACTGGTTGAGCAGATCCCGGGGTTGGATCGAACAGGAGATCGACGAAGGCTGA